The following are encoded together in the Chiloscyllium plagiosum isolate BGI_BamShark_2017 chromosome 1, ASM401019v2, whole genome shotgun sequence genome:
- the hnrnpdl gene encoding heterogeneous nuclear ribonucleoprotein D-like isoform X2, whose amino-acid sequence MDSQYNYNPPSAGLMEQSAAAAAPTEEFPEGAKINASKNEDDEGKMFIGGLSWDTSKKDLTDYLSRFGEVVDCTIKMDAVTGRSRGFGFVLFREPASVDRVLELKEHKLDGRLIDPKRAKAIKGKEPAKKVFVGGLSPDVPEEMVKDYFGAYGEIEGIELPIDNKTNERRGFCFITFKEEEPVKRLLENKYHNIGSSKCEIKVAQPKEVYRQQQQRGGRGGGQSQNWNQGYNSYWNQGYSSYNNGYSNPGYNGYGGYDYSGYNYNNYGYAPEYDTYNTNVPPDGQSRSGIDGRGEVCGLDCLTLSAEGGCLEASGQVSRAAMERHLEVQAVTRITTNHTKEKLI is encoded by the exons ATGGACTCTCAGTACAATTACAACCCGCCATCCGCCGGCCTCATGGAGCAGAGCGCGGCGGCGGCGGCGCCCACCGAGGAGTTCCCTGAAGGAGCTAAAATAAACGCCAGCAAGAACGAGGATGACGAAGG AAAAATGTTCATTGGGGGTCTTAGCTGGGATACAAGCAAGAAGGATTTGACAGATTACTTGTCCAGGTTCGGTGAAGTAGTGGACTGTACCATAAAGATGGATGCGGTGACGGGACGTTCAAGAGGATTTGGTTTTGTACTATTCAGAGAACCTGCAAGCGTGGACAGG GTCTTGGAACTGAAGGAACACAAGCTGGATGGACGGCTCATTGACCCTAAAAGAGCAAAGGCAATAAAGGGCAAAGAACCAGCAAAGAAAGTTTTTGTTGGTGGCTTAAGTCCTGATGTACCAGAAGAAATGGTTAAGGACTACTTTGGAGCATATGGAGAG ATTGAAGGCATTGAACTTCCCATTGACAACAAGACAAATGAACGGAGAGGTTTCTGCTTCATCACGTTTAAGGAGGAAGAACCAGTAAAAAGACTATTAGAAAACAAGTATCACAACATAGGATCTAGCAAG tgCGAAATTAAAGTGGCACAACCTAAAGAAGTCTACAGGCAACAGCAGCAACGAGGAGGCAGAGGTGGAG GACAAAGTCAGAACTGGAACCAGGGATACAACAGCTACTGGAATCAAGGTTATAGTAGTTACAACAATGGCTATAGCAATCCAGGTTACAATGGATATGGAGGTTATGATTACTCTGGGTATAACTACAACAACTACGGATATGCTCCAGAATATGATACCTACAATA CAAATGTGCCTCCTGATGGTCAATCAAGGAGCGGCATTGATGGTCGTGGAGAAGTCTGCGGCCTGGACTGCCTCACCCTCTCTGCTGAAGGAGGCTGTTTAGAGGCAAGTGGCCAG GTCAGCAGAGCAGCTATGGAAAGGCATCTAGAGGTGCAGGCAGTCACCAGAATAACTACCAACCATACTAAAGAAAAATTGATATAG
- the hnrnpdl gene encoding heterogeneous nuclear ribonucleoprotein D-like isoform X3 translates to MDSQYNYNPPSAGLMEQSAAAAAPTEEFPEGAKINASKNEDDEGKMFIGGLSWDTSKKDLTDYLSRFGEVVDCTIKMDAVTGRSRGFGFVLFREPASVDRVLELKEHKLDGRLIDPKRAKAIKGKEPAKKVFVGGLSPDVPEEMVKDYFGAYGEIEGIELPIDNKTNERRGFCFITFKEEEPVKRLLENKYHNIGSSKCEIKVAQPKEVYRQQQQRGGRGGGGFGGRGRGRGGQSQNWNQGYNSYWNQGYSSYNNGYSNPGYNGYGGYDYSGYNYNNYGYAPEYDTYNSQQSSYGKASRGAGSHQNNYQPY, encoded by the exons ATGGACTCTCAGTACAATTACAACCCGCCATCCGCCGGCCTCATGGAGCAGAGCGCGGCGGCGGCGGCGCCCACCGAGGAGTTCCCTGAAGGAGCTAAAATAAACGCCAGCAAGAACGAGGATGACGAAGG AAAAATGTTCATTGGGGGTCTTAGCTGGGATACAAGCAAGAAGGATTTGACAGATTACTTGTCCAGGTTCGGTGAAGTAGTGGACTGTACCATAAAGATGGATGCGGTGACGGGACGTTCAAGAGGATTTGGTTTTGTACTATTCAGAGAACCTGCAAGCGTGGACAGG GTCTTGGAACTGAAGGAACACAAGCTGGATGGACGGCTCATTGACCCTAAAAGAGCAAAGGCAATAAAGGGCAAAGAACCAGCAAAGAAAGTTTTTGTTGGTGGCTTAAGTCCTGATGTACCAGAAGAAATGGTTAAGGACTACTTTGGAGCATATGGAGAG ATTGAAGGCATTGAACTTCCCATTGACAACAAGACAAATGAACGGAGAGGTTTCTGCTTCATCACGTTTAAGGAGGAAGAACCAGTAAAAAGACTATTAGAAAACAAGTATCACAACATAGGATCTAGCAAG tgCGAAATTAAAGTGGCACAACCTAAAGAAGTCTACAGGCAACAGCAGCAACGAGGAGGCAGAGGTGGAGGTGGGTTTGGTGGAAGAGGTCGTGGTAGAGGGG GACAAAGTCAGAACTGGAACCAGGGATACAACAGCTACTGGAATCAAGGTTATAGTAGTTACAACAATGGCTATAGCAATCCAGGTTACAATGGATATGGAGGTTATGATTACTCTGGGTATAACTACAACAACTACGGATATGCTCCAGAATATGATACCTACAATA GTCAGCAGAGCAGCTATGGAAAGGCATCTAGAGGTGCAGGCAGTCACCAGAATAACTACCAACCATACTAA
- the hnrnpdl gene encoding heterogeneous nuclear ribonucleoprotein D-like isoform X1, which produces MDSQYNYNPPSAGLMEQSAAAAAPTEEFPEGAKINASKNEDDEGKMFIGGLSWDTSKKDLTDYLSRFGEVVDCTIKMDAVTGRSRGFGFVLFREPASVDRVLELKEHKLDGRLIDPKRAKAIKGKEPAKKVFVGGLSPDVPEEMVKDYFGAYGEIEGIELPIDNKTNERRGFCFITFKEEEPVKRLLENKYHNIGSSKCEIKVAQPKEVYRQQQQRGGRGGGGFGGRGRGRGGQSQNWNQGYNSYWNQGYSSYNNGYSNPGYNGYGGYDYSGYNYNNYGYAPEYDTYNTNVPPDGQSRSGIDGRGEVCGLDCLTLSAEGGCLEASGQVSRAAMERHLEVQAVTRITTNHTKEKLI; this is translated from the exons ATGGACTCTCAGTACAATTACAACCCGCCATCCGCCGGCCTCATGGAGCAGAGCGCGGCGGCGGCGGCGCCCACCGAGGAGTTCCCTGAAGGAGCTAAAATAAACGCCAGCAAGAACGAGGATGACGAAGG AAAAATGTTCATTGGGGGTCTTAGCTGGGATACAAGCAAGAAGGATTTGACAGATTACTTGTCCAGGTTCGGTGAAGTAGTGGACTGTACCATAAAGATGGATGCGGTGACGGGACGTTCAAGAGGATTTGGTTTTGTACTATTCAGAGAACCTGCAAGCGTGGACAGG GTCTTGGAACTGAAGGAACACAAGCTGGATGGACGGCTCATTGACCCTAAAAGAGCAAAGGCAATAAAGGGCAAAGAACCAGCAAAGAAAGTTTTTGTTGGTGGCTTAAGTCCTGATGTACCAGAAGAAATGGTTAAGGACTACTTTGGAGCATATGGAGAG ATTGAAGGCATTGAACTTCCCATTGACAACAAGACAAATGAACGGAGAGGTTTCTGCTTCATCACGTTTAAGGAGGAAGAACCAGTAAAAAGACTATTAGAAAACAAGTATCACAACATAGGATCTAGCAAG tgCGAAATTAAAGTGGCACAACCTAAAGAAGTCTACAGGCAACAGCAGCAACGAGGAGGCAGAGGTGGAGGTGGGTTTGGTGGAAGAGGTCGTGGTAGAGGGG GACAAAGTCAGAACTGGAACCAGGGATACAACAGCTACTGGAATCAAGGTTATAGTAGTTACAACAATGGCTATAGCAATCCAGGTTACAATGGATATGGAGGTTATGATTACTCTGGGTATAACTACAACAACTACGGATATGCTCCAGAATATGATACCTACAATA CAAATGTGCCTCCTGATGGTCAATCAAGGAGCGGCATTGATGGTCGTGGAGAAGTCTGCGGCCTGGACTGCCTCACCCTCTCTGCTGAAGGAGGCTGTTTAGAGGCAAGTGGCCAG GTCAGCAGAGCAGCTATGGAAAGGCATCTAGAGGTGCAGGCAGTCACCAGAATAACTACCAACCATACTAAAGAAAAATTGATATAG
- the hnrnpdl gene encoding heterogeneous nuclear ribonucleoprotein D-like isoform X4 — protein MDSQYNYNPPSAGLMEQSAAAAAPTEEFPEGAKINASKNEDDEGKMFIGGLSWDTSKKDLTDYLSRFGEVVDCTIKMDAVTGRSRGFGFVLFREPASVDRVLELKEHKLDGRLIDPKRAKAIKGKEPAKKVFVGGLSPDVPEEMVKDYFGAYGEIEGIELPIDNKTNERRGFCFITFKEEEPVKRLLENKYHNIGSSKCEIKVAQPKEVYRQQQQRGGRGGGGFGGRGRGRGGQSQNWNQGYNSYWNQGYSSYNNGYSNPGYNGYGGYDYSGYNYNNYGYAPEYDTYNSGETEV, from the exons ATGGACTCTCAGTACAATTACAACCCGCCATCCGCCGGCCTCATGGAGCAGAGCGCGGCGGCGGCGGCGCCCACCGAGGAGTTCCCTGAAGGAGCTAAAATAAACGCCAGCAAGAACGAGGATGACGAAGG AAAAATGTTCATTGGGGGTCTTAGCTGGGATACAAGCAAGAAGGATTTGACAGATTACTTGTCCAGGTTCGGTGAAGTAGTGGACTGTACCATAAAGATGGATGCGGTGACGGGACGTTCAAGAGGATTTGGTTTTGTACTATTCAGAGAACCTGCAAGCGTGGACAGG GTCTTGGAACTGAAGGAACACAAGCTGGATGGACGGCTCATTGACCCTAAAAGAGCAAAGGCAATAAAGGGCAAAGAACCAGCAAAGAAAGTTTTTGTTGGTGGCTTAAGTCCTGATGTACCAGAAGAAATGGTTAAGGACTACTTTGGAGCATATGGAGAG ATTGAAGGCATTGAACTTCCCATTGACAACAAGACAAATGAACGGAGAGGTTTCTGCTTCATCACGTTTAAGGAGGAAGAACCAGTAAAAAGACTATTAGAAAACAAGTATCACAACATAGGATCTAGCAAG tgCGAAATTAAAGTGGCACAACCTAAAGAAGTCTACAGGCAACAGCAGCAACGAGGAGGCAGAGGTGGAGGTGGGTTTGGTGGAAGAGGTCGTGGTAGAGGGG GACAAAGTCAGAACTGGAACCAGGGATACAACAGCTACTGGAATCAAGGTTATAGTAGTTACAACAATGGCTATAGCAATCCAGGTTACAATGGATATGGAGGTTATGATTACTCTGGGTATAACTACAACAACTACGGATATGCTCCAGAATATGATACCTACAATA GTGGAGAAACGGAGGTATAA